Genomic segment of Eupeodes corollae chromosome 2, idEupCoro1.1, whole genome shotgun sequence:
attcaaattaaaAGAGACTCTCGATGTAACTGATGGCACTAAAgtgccataggaagttattgcatccggtgcgatttgtcaaattgaacattttgacatttttcaacgtttcaaggttcctagaatctaaataaaatatttttagataccCGTGTTTTtgttggcattctataaatagtatagcaGACAATTCCTAAGAAAATCCATCGacagtggccagatttttgtatttaagaattGGTAGAactgaatataataataaaaaaaaaaaagaaaagaaatgtttgtgaaaatcaagagttaaaattaatttcagccaaaaaacttataaaatgggctattttcaagaagaagaatATCTGGACATTGAGATTCTACAAAAAAATCCCATTTAACAATTGTTtaaaggagggggtttgttcgtagactactacattaacatgtggtgttgaagcgagctagataaataatatcaacagcaaCAGATTGGTTTTTCCCTAATGGAAAGCACACGATTCTATATGCACAACTACTtcacgaacacagccatcgagatacaaatgcaatatcaatcgtaccaacatttgagaaagaaatcacataagatccattcgagactcgtataaaaaaaaaaccatccgtagtaagattctacatTAACTTTTATCGTAAGTAATCATACTGCgggtattatttttgttattcgtgtaaaatcaaactatactattgatagatttgtaATTGGATTGGGTAATGATGCctaaaggactctcaaaaaataaagtggttgttttttttttaaatagcaaattttgtttaacccaaaatatctcacgaaccaataaatctagcgacttgaattaaatttgatattatatattgtaaaatgataccaaactgatataattttgaaaaaaatcaaattaagggttttatttttaaatcaaaaaaataattgtcactttgaatattttttttttgattgttgatattgttttcagaaaaatcaaatctgtatttatttatataagaaaaacaatttttaacttcccataggaagttattgtaatgggtccgatttgtcaaattgaaaattttgacatttctcgacgtttcaaggtccctagagtcgaaataaaagatttttagaaagatgtctgtgcgtgcgtgtgtacgtacgtttgtacgtccgtacgttcgcgacgtttttttcgtcatccatagctcaagaaccagaagagatatcgacttcaaataaatttttttatacagataataaggcagaaagatgcagaaagggctctcaagaaaattgcgtgggtggtttttttaccatagcagtttgaaaaaaaggtgaaaattttggttaaccttaaatatcttacgaaccaaaaacgctagagacttgaattaaatttcatataatatattgtaatgtgataccaaacaggtatattttttgaaaaaaatcaatacaacggtttttttataaatcaataaaactgaaaaaaaaatttgtcaccttcaaaattttacgactgaaatatgatttcatctctaaaacaattttgtgcaacgaagaataatgtttttgacatctgataaaattttgagaaaaatctaattgacagttttttttacaaaaaataaaaacctaaaaaaaaaatgtataaaagtttgtaaagattaattttcgactcaaatatcttttcaaaactttgaggtattggcttaaattcacttttatctttgaaaacatcttgttgtcaacattcagttaaagtttgaaaaaatcgatttgacagtttttgtacaaaaaattaaaaaccgaaaaaaaaattaacaaaagttcgtaaaaaatgatttttgactcaaatatcttttaaaaactttgagataataggttctaactaattttttcttataagaaatgttgttttcaacattaagacaaattttgagaaaaatcgaattgacagtttttttacaaaaaatagaaacctgaaataaaaatgtataaaagttggtaaaaattgattttcgactcaaatatctcttcaaaaattttaaatattggcttcaaactaattttatcttataagaaatattgttttcaacattaggacaaattttgagaaaaatcgaattgacagtttttttacaaaaaataaaactctaaaaaaaagaatacttaaacttggtaaaaatttactttcggctcaaatagcttttcaaaaattaaaaatattggcttcaaacttatcttatttcagataaaatattgttttcaatattcagtaatttttacataaatatccaacagtccgttttttcataaaaaataaaatctacaaaaaatagtgctcaaatttggtaaaaatacatatagacaaacttttaagcaagacaaatcgacagacgggatgggaagttatcagtgtgggtcgcatcccagcctctttttttgttttgtttttgtcctgtgggtgtggattcgaagactttccgggtcggagcattggtttccatgcgctctacttgacccagccatcttagtcgttggacttttacccttctttCAATTTCCAAaacgctactaaaattggtaaaaattgtatttcgactaaaaatcacgTTAGGTaggaaaaacagattttgaaattaaactttttcaacataAGCTAAATTATtattgggaaataattttagaaaaattaaaataacgagttttttaacaaaacacgaaaacttacaaaaacagcaaacaactgataagaaatggtttgctAAAGAAAGTATtagaagaacaaagaaagatattgactttaaacaaaatgttgttataaatattttcttaaagtcttaaacaggacaaatcgacagacggaatgggaagttgtcgcagcctcttttttacaatCTGCTTCGAGAAACGTTGTTCTGCTCATTCTTGTAACTAATGAAGTACTGAAATAAGTAAATTCCGTTACGCGATAGTTATCATGCCGGAGGTCTGAGTTGGAATCCTTCTTCAAAGTttatttcacgggtactgcctcttgcgaggggTTGACAAATCTCGCAAGTGTCATGAAAACATGCTTCTCAAATCAGTCTTTCGGATTCGACATAAAAACTATGGGTTCTCCCATTAGcaacttacaactttcactAGGAATGGCTAAGAGTTGTTATTCTCTAAGCGCTGGTTCTCCACGagctaaatttgtttttagtattGAAGTTACATTACTAGAATTGAGACAGATAATTTAAGCACACCTTATATAGCAGAAAAGTTTTTTggtcattatttaaattataaatttaaataggcAATCATTTTATGTcatcatcaaaatcaaataattattttccaatttatGTTCCCGGGCCCTAAACAATGTCTtggaataaagaaaaaagccaAAGAAACTTCATACTTTTATTAGTCATATCAATTGTTCTAGCGATTTCGACAATATGCCTGATGATATTCAACTTGGGCAAGTCAGAAAAAGACCACTATTTTggttcatttatttacattattgCAACTTTATTTGGAACAGGACTAGGTGAGCTACAtatgtttacaaaatataacCATTTAATAACCCAATTTTTTAAACAGGTTGCGTTTGGTTTAAAATCTTTCAAAGTAAACGAATTTGGTCACATGCTGCAATTCATACAATAGTTCttattttaatgatattttcgaACAGAGAAATGTTTATTCTTCTGATTGATGGAAAAGCCAATGAATGCTTTCGAAGATACAGTTTAAGTTTGCTAAATGTTGGTGTTTATTTGATACAGGTTCATACTATTAGTTTCTTTACTcctgtaatttttcttttacctcgggtacttttgtttttgttagtacattttatcatttcatttaataatttttcgataCGGAACGAATCCATATGAAAAAGCTTTCCGAACTGGATTGCATGCTTTTGGAGgagtatttacattttttgtatcattCATGGATGTAGTTGTTGTATGGCGTAGAATAAGTTGGTAagatttgaaaatctatttattttccatatttaaatttaaaattgtaaatttctgCTTGCAGGGAAGACATGAGTAATTTCTACTTCCCCCTTGTGTtggtcttttatttaaaatttgcttACGCCGTTTGTCTTTGGTATATACTTCTTAATCCTAATTTCGATTGGAGGCGTTTAAGAGTATTGGTTTGTATTTCTAATATATTCTACTTGTATATTTGTTAATACCATTTCACTAAGTTCTATATTAAGtttcattcaaaatcaaattgctAGAAAATTAAACTCGGCGCTTTGCTTTggaaaaatttgacaattttaaaaaccgTGCATGACACGGTTCTtgttcatttattatttcattgaattttaattttaattaatatttaattttatttattttcaaaatcagtatttaataattattcttcAAGGCAAAGCGTTtagttttgaataatatttgtgtatagactttttatttttaatttaagcaaataaatttaagatttcattTGATACCgatacttttttaataagccTAAGTTCCAAGAGactttttaaccaatttttaattggGTTATCgacttttttttgatattgtaaaaAACAGGATTCTAACAAAACCACTTCTTTACAACAGAATAAGTGACAGTTTTTAGTTCTAAAACTTCTGTATTCATAGACTGGAATATAAAACCAATATCTTTGCCCCAAACAAATTAATCGGTTATCATACTTCATTCCGtgatcaatttttataattttcattatcTAGATTGGAATTTATCAATGAAGTAGACGTCATTTTGAtatcgttttattttgtttccgctctatgaatattttattccaacggaaatatttttaatatgggtagattttaaaaataaataataggaataattttaatatgtatgttttgaggttttttaatttttttttttttaattaaaaactttttatttcagtCTAAGCAACAAAGCAGTAAAACTTTGCAAAAAAAGCAAAGTAAGCGATCTGTAAGTCGTACTATAGGCGAAAATGATCAATAAATTCCTGCATGCATCGACTCATTTGATTTGGATTTAAATAATCGCAAGTTTATTAtcaatttgttattatttacgattgttattttactttaaacaaataaaatataataataattatttttgttggcttcgtacacacttttttaaacttaatgtaAAACACGGGTGGAAACGgttaaggtgattgttgataaaaatgacaaccaaaatgatcgaatttgatccaCGTAAGGTGAAAGTCACGTTGATACCTTAAAAGCTGTCgcaacaaaaatgtgatagtcatttttaaacaaatatgtttattctgAATAAAGCTgtcagacgcttacacaaacgactggaaaattttcttagttcgcTTTGATATCATAgaatgatagtcaactatcaccttagccgatttcaCCCAGTTTAAAAAGAGTAAATTGTCAGAACGCAAGGAGGCGAAAAGCTGAAATTGAGATATCTGGGCATTTATACTGTTGAAGATTACAATCGGTCTTTCCCCTGCCGATTTCGGAGATGGTACAATCAAGACCTGTGTGATGTCttcctttaattcaaaattgtacaaaaatccGGTGCTTACATTTTATAGTAGGTGATATAGTGGTAGACCATGCTGAAAGGATGGCGTAGACCAGGGGtgaaatcggctaaggtgattatgttgactatcaattttttgatagtcaaattgactatcattttcattccgtctgtgtaagatgattcaactcaattcaattcgattgaacaatttcagattcaaattgtcaaaattcgttgttgccttggtgaaattttaaattgattcttataaaatatctaaataaaagtttcgaattggctgattttgaataaaattcttactttgcttgtttttttcaaatgtcgtaagctttgtcggtcacaggaatgtgttttttaaaagaaacaaagagaaCTAAGAAAAATTTctagtcgtttgtgtaagcgtctggtagctctattcggaataaacaaatttgtttgaaaacgactatcacatttttttgtgataactTTTTAgatatcaatttgactatcaccttatgtagatcaaattcgatcattttgattgtcatttatcaacaatcaccttagccgctACCAAACTATTCTTATAATTATTGTCATACAAAAAGATATTTTCGTTTTGAAGTTGTATtaattcttaaatcaaaaacttatgaaaaaaacaatcaatgacCCATATGGaaaaacataatataatttcttttattataaaatttattaaaaaatattaaaactccTCTTCCCCTTCCCCTTCCTCCTCTCCCTGATCTTCTttcttatcttttaaaacttccACCTTATGTATTGTAAATTGACTGTtgtaaaaagaattattaaatgtCATTATTATGCAATACAAAAGGTCCTGCAATAGGCTTGTCCGCAAAACATAAGCTGCTCCTTCTCCCGAAGGAAATAGAGGCATCCCTTGACTCTGACattcaaacataaaatatcCCGAGTCAATTTTCCCAATTGCCAAACTATGTTTCATACACTGAATGATACCATACTGGTTTTGTGTGAAAAAGTGTCCAAGAGCTGCCCCAAGATTTAGTTCATGCTTAGCCTTCGAATAGAGATAACCATAAAGAACGCTCtccaaatgaatttcaaaatacagaTGTCCCATTTGGAAGAACGTATTGAGATGCTCCAAAGATATCTCATAGTCTTTTCGAGTGATTTCCGAAATGCTCTCATTGTAATAGTCATTTCCATTTATGACTATAGAGTCTATGACTTGTGTATTCCAATCGCTGACACGGTACACGCTGCTAACGCAACAAGCAATCACATTTATAGCTAAATGTTGTTTTCCTCGAGATTCTCCGAAAACAGATGACATAGGATGTATAGAACCCCAAAGTGAATACAACTTTTCAGGAATTTCAATGTCGAAGTTCTTGTCTTTGGTCATAGGTGAGCCCCGAATCCGGTTGACAGAATTGGAGCGATTAAGACGACTCCAAAGTACGAGATTGGGGTAAATGTCCAACCATTCTATTTCTTCTGGATGCGTGCAGATATTGTCAGTTTTACGTATTGTCTCCTGGCAAGTAGCATCTAACCCATCTGTTAAAATATTGAGGAGTTGTTTTCTCTTCGGAGCCGTTTTATACGATACGACACTGACGGCATGGAGCTTATATTCTGTTTTCCAGTCTTGGCTTGTTGTTCTTTTATCGATATAATCCAACATCGAGTTTAGATCCCCGAAGAGAATCCAAGAGGCAGTATTCTGTTCTGGATATTTTTTTATGCTTTTCGGACAGCGTTGCTGACTTTCATCACCAGCGTCTTCTTCTGAAGCGACTTCCATAGATTGATAGGGATCGAATAAATGAAAATACTTATCACTGTAAACCGTGAAGGTTGCATTTGAAATTTGAAGCAGGATATACCGTTGCGTTTTAAGTGCCTTATCCAAAATGAATATCAAGTCACCACCGAATGTTCCAGGAGGAGCATAAGCATaaactttaacttcaaataTAAACTCATCTGCAtcgatatttttaagaattcgcTCGGTATAGACGTTGGAACTGAGATCGGTTGTTGTTTTTGCAACATTTTTCGCCAAACCAATAACTTTATCAATTCTCAAAGAGTCCCAATGATTGAGAGGACGTAAGATTGCATACAGCAGTGCGATAGAACTTGCAAAGTaacatgttttaattttatcatcCTGTGAATCTTCGAGGCGATTTTCCAATCCTGTTGATCCTTGAATTTTAAAGAGACAATCCACATCTCTTAGTTGGTAACCTAGACTGTGTTTTGGTGGTAGTTGCTGTTCTTGAGCTTCAGTTGATCTGGGTTTAACATCACGTGGTATGTGTTTAAACTCTATACTCTTTTCGGAGGACTCTTCTTCCATTTCACCCTCTTCTTCAAATTCCACGACAAAGTCTGATGTATTTGATATTGAACGTTGTTCaggtaatttttctaaaaaagtaaacattttgaattagcagttgtattgcaaaaaaataatgcgaaataaaaatatcaagtaaaacaaaaatataagtataCGTCTTAGTTAGTTTTAAAATGAGATAGCAAACTTCGAATTAGAATTGGAGCTCTCAAAAAATGATTCTTAACAGCAGAAACGAAAACATAACGTAAGTTATGggagcagcaaacgagagaggggggcaGAGGTGTTTCCATTCAGATACCTCTCCTTATATCCAGACGGAagcggatgaattctcgagatgaaTTCAACTGTGGCGTCTACAATTCCAGGAAGGTTGAACAACTTAGTGAACGgtaggagcggtttatccggctccccgtccttggagttatactaagggtCCGGCCCTCCAGAATGTGcaatcggggtgacttcctgaccacgtaaaaaataaattggttgcgattcactgttgacaacccaagcaaacgaaataataaaagtaaggatgaaatacaaatttaaaatattcccaAATGTCTCATATAAGAGACAAACAGCAGGATATTtacttttcatttcatttaagtGGTGCTACATTGAAATTTGGCTCAAGAGTGAGTTTTTACCCAAAGAAATACTTTTGACTGGCaaaactgtcaaatattttaaatcagaaCGAATTTAAACATAAACCAACATAACCCAAAATATGCAATgatgcgttcaatctcagacagatagagtatccggatacctttttgttagtgttttacgtgtaaaataacacctgagatgtcaaaaaaggaatccaaaggtatatacaaatttcaggtatctg
This window contains:
- the LOC129948142 gene encoding uncharacterized protein LOC129948142, with the protein product MSWNKEKSQRNFILLLVISIVLAISTICLMIFNLGKSEKDHYFGSFIYIIATLFGTGLGCVWFKIFQSKRIWSHAAIHTIVLILMIFSNREMFILLIDGKANECFRRYSLSLLNVGVYLIQYILSFHLIIFRYGTNPYEKAFRTGLHAFGGVFTFFVSFMDVVVVWRRISWEDMSNFYFPLVLVFYLKFAYAVCLWYILLNPNFDWRRLRVLSKQQSSKTLQKKQSKRSVSRTIGENDQ